From one Shewanella sp. GD04112 genomic stretch:
- a CDS encoding SDR family oxidoreductase codes for MDLKDKVVVITGGAGGLGLAMAHNFAQAGAKLALIDVDQEKLERACADLGSATEVQGYALDITDEEDVVAGFAYILEDFGKINVLVNNAGILRDGMLVKAKDGKVTDRMSFDQFQSVINVNLTGTFLCGREAAAAMIESGQAGVIVNISSLAKAGNVGQSNYAASKAGVAAMSVGWAKELARYNIRSAAVAPGVIATEMTAAMKPEALERLEKLVPVGRLGQAEEIASTVRFIIENDYVNGRVFEVDGGIRL; via the coding sequence ATGGATTTAAAAGATAAGGTTGTCGTCATCACTGGCGGCGCGGGTGGTTTAGGCTTAGCAATGGCGCACAATTTTGCGCAGGCGGGCGCTAAGTTGGCGCTGATCGATGTTGATCAAGAAAAACTCGAGCGCGCCTGCGCCGATTTAGGCTCAGCCACCGAAGTCCAAGGTTATGCGTTAGATATTACTGACGAAGAAGACGTGGTCGCAGGTTTTGCTTACATATTGGAAGATTTCGGCAAAATCAACGTATTAGTGAATAACGCCGGCATCCTGCGCGATGGCATGTTAGTTAAAGCTAAAGACGGCAAAGTGACTGACCGTATGTCATTCGACCAATTCCAATCGGTGATCAATGTTAACCTTACTGGCACCTTCCTCTGTGGCCGTGAGGCGGCTGCGGCGATGATCGAATCGGGTCAAGCTGGTGTGATTGTCAACATTTCTAGCCTCGCCAAAGCGGGTAACGTAGGTCAATCTAACTACGCAGCCTCTAAAGCGGGTGTGGCGGCCATGTCTGTGGGTTGGGCAAAAGAGTTAGCCCGTTACAATATCCGTAGCGCAGCGGTAGCACCAGGGGTGATTGCCACTGAAATGACCGCGGCGATGAAGCCAGAAGCGCTTGAGCGATTAGAGAAGCTTGTGCCCGTTGGCCGTTTAGGCCAAGCGGAGGAGATAGCTTCTACCGTACGCTTTATCATTGAAAACGATTATGTAAATGGTCGTGTCTTTGAAGTGGATGGCGGTATCCGTCTGTAA
- the mmsB gene encoding 3-hydroxyisobutyrate dehydrogenase yields the protein MSTVAFIGLGNMGGPMAANLLKAGMTVRVFDLVPAAMQALADQGALVSSTACGAAAGANVVITMLPAGKHVRNLYLGNGSEKGLLDVVAGDTLLIDCSTIDAQSAQLVAAEAAKSGIEFIDAPVSGGTAGAAAGTLTFICGGSDIAFERAQPVLNAMGKNIFHAGGAGAGQVAKICNNMLLSVLMVGTSEALQMGVDHGLDPKVLSDIMKVSSGGNWTLEKYNPCPGVMENVPSSKGYQGGFMVDLMVKDLGLSQEAALLSNSSTPMGSLARSLYVNHARQGNGRRDFSSIFEQFAPLKK from the coding sequence ATGAGTACAGTAGCATTTATCGGTTTAGGTAATATGGGCGGCCCAATGGCGGCCAATTTATTAAAAGCGGGCATGACGGTACGTGTTTTCGACTTAGTGCCAGCCGCCATGCAAGCCTTGGCCGACCAAGGCGCTTTAGTGTCGAGCACGGCATGCGGCGCAGCGGCGGGGGCCAATGTGGTGATCACTATGCTGCCTGCGGGTAAGCATGTTAGAAATTTATATTTAGGTAATGGCAGCGAGAAAGGCCTACTCGACGTAGTCGCTGGCGATACTTTGTTGATTGATTGCTCGACCATTGATGCCCAAAGCGCCCAATTGGTGGCGGCCGAAGCGGCTAAGAGTGGTATCGAATTTATCGATGCGCCAGTATCGGGCGGTACGGCGGGCGCGGCGGCAGGCACCTTGACCTTTATCTGTGGTGGCTCGGACATCGCCTTCGAACGCGCGCAGCCAGTGCTTAACGCTATGGGCAAGAATATCTTCCATGCGGGCGGCGCAGGAGCCGGTCAGGTCGCTAAAATCTGCAACAACATGCTGCTATCTGTGTTGATGGTGGGTACTTCCGAGGCGCTGCAAATGGGGGTTGACCATGGTCTCGACCCTAAAGTGCTATCGGACATTATGAAGGTCAGCAGCGGCGGTAACTGGACGTTAGAGAAGTACAATCCTTGCCCAGGCGTAATGGAGAATGTGCCTTCTTCTAAGGGCTATCAGGGCGGCTTTATGGTAGATTTGATGGTTAAAGATCTCGGCCTCTCTCAAGAAGCTGCATTATTGAGCAATTCGAGTACACCCATGGGCTCACTCGCACGCAGCTTGTATGTGAATCATGCAAGACAAGGCAATGGTCGCCGAGACTTCTCCAGTATTTTTGAACAATTTGCACCACTTAAAAAATAG
- a CDS encoding enoyl-CoA hydratase/isomerase family protein, giving the protein MTHLVDKAAHTSTTQNVVFQTLATASGKLVGVVTLNVEKALNALDLDMVRAMTVQLNLWKKDPLIACVVLDGSGEKAFCAGGDVRALYHASVAAKGQVTEVAKVFFEEEYRLDYLLHTYGKPVLVWGDGIVMGGGLGLMAGASHRVVTETSRIAMPEVTIGLYPDVGGSYFLNRMPGKMGLFLGLTAYQMNAADACYVGLADHYLNRDDKELMFDAMATLDWSDTPALNHQRLDSMINELSNQVDIPKGDSLLAESQEMIDRLMAGSLTDIVSRMSTLSTEEAWLNKACATMLAGSTISWHLAYIQTQLGTKLSLAQCFKWELTVSVNTCAKGDFCEGVRALLIDKDRQPKWQFADVQSVPNSVIEDILTSPWGEEHPLSQLS; this is encoded by the coding sequence ATGACACATTTAGTAGATAAGGCTGCACACACGTCCACCACACAAAATGTGGTTTTTCAAACCTTAGCCACCGCCTCGGGTAAATTAGTTGGGGTAGTGACGCTCAATGTTGAAAAAGCCCTCAACGCCTTGGATCTCGATATGGTTCGAGCCATGACGGTGCAGCTCAATTTGTGGAAAAAAGATCCGTTAATCGCCTGTGTGGTACTCGATGGCAGCGGAGAAAAGGCGTTTTGTGCGGGTGGCGATGTGCGGGCGTTATATCACGCGTCTGTAGCCGCTAAGGGACAAGTGACTGAGGTCGCTAAAGTCTTCTTCGAAGAAGAATATCGTCTCGATTATCTACTGCATACCTATGGTAAACCTGTATTGGTATGGGGCGATGGCATAGTAATGGGCGGTGGTCTGGGCCTGATGGCGGGCGCGAGTCATAGAGTGGTGACAGAAACCTCTCGTATCGCCATGCCTGAAGTCACCATCGGGCTTTATCCCGATGTGGGCGGCAGTTACTTCCTCAACCGTATGCCGGGTAAAATGGGGCTGTTTTTAGGGCTTACAGCCTATCAAATGAACGCCGCCGATGCCTGTTACGTTGGCCTTGCCGATCATTATCTGAATCGTGATGACAAAGAACTGATGTTCGATGCCATGGCGACCCTCGATTGGAGCGATACGCCAGCACTGAACCATCAAAGACTCGACTCGATGATTAACGAGCTATCGAACCAAGTGGACATCCCTAAGGGCGATAGTTTACTGGCCGAGAGCCAGGAGATGATCGATAGACTGATGGCGGGCAGTTTGACGGATATCGTCAGCCGTATGTCAACCTTAAGCACCGAAGAAGCTTGGTTAAATAAAGCCTGCGCGACCATGCTCGCGGGCAGTACTATCAGTTGGCATTTGGCGTATATCCAAACCCAACTCGGCACCAAACTCAGCCTAGCACAATGTTTTAAATGGGAATTAACCGTCAGCGTGAACACCTGCGCTAAGGGCGATTTCTGTGAAGGCGTACGGGCACTGCTGATCGATAAAGACAGACAACCCAAATGGCAATTTGCCGATGTGCAATCTGTGCCAAATAGCGTTATCGAGGACATTTTGACCTCACCTTGGGGAGAAGAACATCCCTTAAGCCAATTAAGCTAA
- a CDS encoding enoyl-CoA hydratase, translating into MEYLVERIEGHTAILTMNNPPANTWTAQSLQALKAKVLELNANKDIYALVLTGEGNKFFSAGADLKLFSDGDKGNAASMAKHFGEAFETLSQFRGVSIAAINGYAMGGGLEVALACDIRIAETQAVMALPEATVGLLPCAGGTQNLTALVGEGWAKRMILCGERVNAAQALNLRLVEEVVETGEALNAAIALAAKVANQSPSSVTACKTLIQAGRKMPRSQALPIERELFVGLFDTEDQAEGVNAFLEKRKADWKNR; encoded by the coding sequence ATGGAATATTTAGTTGAGCGTATCGAAGGCCACACGGCCATTCTGACGATGAACAATCCGCCAGCCAACACTTGGACCGCCCAAAGTTTGCAGGCGCTCAAGGCCAAAGTGCTGGAGCTTAATGCCAATAAGGACATTTATGCGCTGGTGTTAACTGGCGAGGGCAACAAGTTTTTCTCCGCGGGTGCCGATTTAAAACTGTTTAGCGACGGTGATAAGGGCAATGCGGCGAGCATGGCAAAACACTTTGGCGAAGCATTTGAAACCTTAAGCCAGTTCCGCGGCGTGTCGATTGCCGCCATTAACGGTTATGCCATGGGCGGCGGCTTAGAAGTCGCGCTGGCCTGTGATATTCGTATTGCCGAAACCCAAGCCGTGATGGCGCTGCCTGAGGCCACTGTTGGCCTGCTGCCCTGTGCGGGCGGCACCCAAAATCTGACCGCTTTAGTGGGCGAAGGTTGGGCGAAGCGGATGATCCTCTGCGGTGAGCGGGTGAATGCCGCCCAAGCGCTGAATTTGCGTTTAGTCGAGGAAGTGGTCGAAACGGGTGAAGCCTTAAATGCGGCGATTGCACTGGCCGCTAAAGTAGCGAATCAGAGCCCAAGCAGCGTCACCGCCTGTAAGACACTCATCCAAGCTGGGCGTAAAATGCCACGCAGCCAAGCCTTACCGATAGAGCGTGAACTGTTCGTCGGATTGTTCGATACTGAAGATCAGGCCGAAGGCGTGAACGCGTTTTTGGAAAAACGTAAAGCTGATTGGAAGAACCGCTAA
- a CDS encoding acyl-CoA dehydrogenase family protein produces the protein MDFNFNEDQRQFADLARQFAADELAPFAAKWDEEHHFPKDVIQKAGELGFCSLYSPESEGGMGLSRLDASIIFEELAKGCTATTAMLTIHNMATWMVTTWGTEALRQAWSEPLTTGQMLASYCLTEPGAGSDAASLQTKAVREGDEYVVSGSKMFISGAGSTELLVVMCRTGQAGPKGISAIAIPADSEGIIYGKAEDKMGWNAQPTRLVTFDNVRVPVAHLLGEEGQGFTFAMKGLDGGRINIATCSVGTAQAALERATQYMNERQQFGKPLAAFQALQFKLADMATELVAARQMVRLAAFKLDSGDPEATAYCAMAKRFATDVGFQVCDAALQIHGGYGYIREYPLERHFRDVRVHQILEGTNEIMRLIIARRLLDENAGQIL, from the coding sequence ATGGATTTTAATTTCAACGAAGACCAACGCCAATTTGCCGATCTGGCCCGCCAGTTCGCGGCGGATGAACTCGCCCCCTTCGCCGCCAAATGGGACGAAGAACATCATTTCCCTAAGGATGTGATCCAAAAAGCCGGTGAGCTGGGTTTCTGCTCCCTGTATTCCCCCGAATCGGAAGGTGGTATGGGGCTGTCGCGTTTAGATGCCTCGATTATTTTCGAAGAGCTGGCAAAGGGCTGTACAGCCACCACCGCCATGCTGACGATTCACAATATGGCCACTTGGATGGTCACCACTTGGGGTACTGAGGCTCTGCGTCAAGCTTGGTCTGAGCCCTTGACCACGGGCCAAATGCTAGCGTCTTACTGCTTAACTGAACCAGGTGCTGGCTCTGATGCGGCTTCACTGCAAACCAAAGCGGTGCGTGAGGGTGATGAATACGTAGTCTCTGGCTCTAAGATGTTTATCTCGGGCGCAGGTTCAACCGAGCTTTTAGTCGTAATGTGCCGCACTGGCCAAGCTGGGCCAAAGGGTATTTCAGCCATTGCCATTCCTGCCGACAGTGAAGGCATTATCTATGGCAAGGCCGAAGATAAGATGGGCTGGAACGCGCAGCCTACGCGCTTAGTTACCTTCGATAACGTGCGTGTGCCCGTTGCGCACCTGCTCGGTGAAGAAGGCCAAGGCTTTACCTTTGCGATGAAAGGCTTAGACGGTGGTCGTATCAATATCGCCACTTGCTCTGTCGGTACGGCGCAGGCGGCTTTAGAGCGTGCAACGCAGTACATGAATGAACGTCAGCAATTTGGTAAGCCGCTGGCAGCCTTCCAAGCGCTGCAATTTAAGCTCGCCGATATGGCGACCGAATTAGTGGCCGCGCGGCAAATGGTGCGTCTGGCCGCCTTTAAACTCGACAGTGGCGACCCAGAAGCGACCGCCTATTGTGCGATGGCGAAGCGTTTTGCCACCGATGTGGGCTTCCAAGTTTGCGATGCTGCGCTGCAAATTCATGGCGGATATGGTTATATCAGAGAGTACCCCTTAGAGCGTCACTTCCGTGATGTTCGCGTACACCAGATTTTAGAGGGCACTAACGAAATTATGCGCCTCATTATCGCCCGTCGTTTACTCGACGAAAATGCCGGACAAATCCTTTAA
- a CDS encoding CoA-acylating methylmalonate-semialdehyde dehydrogenase yields the protein MTTQVKHYIDGEFTTGTGTSQIVVTNPANNEPIALINSATADEVHAAIASAKAAFKTWKEVPVSERARVMLRYQHLLKEHHDELATILAKETGKTFEDAKGDVWRGIEVAEHACNIASLLMGETVENVARSIDTYSYTQPLGVCAGITPFNFPAMIPLWMFPLAIACGNTFILKPSEQDPMTPQRLVELFVEAGAPKGVLQLVHGDKTAVDILLADPAVKAISFVGSVAVGQYIYKTGTDNLKRVQAFAGAKNHCVIMPDANKQQVINNLVGASVGAAGQRCMAISVAVFVGAAKEWIPELKEALAKVRPGLWDDKEAGYGPLISPAAKARVLKLIAQGKEEGAECLLDGSHFSVAGFESGNWVGPTMFTKVTTDMSIYKEEIFGPVLCCMESDSLEDAIELVNASPYGNGTSIFTASGAAARKYQHEIEVGQVGINVPIPVPLPFFSFTGWKGSFYGDQHAYGKQAVRFYTETKTITSRWFESDIAVAAGPNMSINLR from the coding sequence ATGACCACACAAGTTAAGCATTACATCGATGGCGAATTCACCACAGGCACAGGTACATCACAAATCGTGGTGACCAATCCCGCCAATAACGAGCCAATCGCCCTTATCAACAGCGCTACGGCCGATGAAGTGCACGCGGCCATTGCCAGTGCCAAGGCGGCTTTTAAGACGTGGAAAGAAGTGCCAGTATCTGAGCGTGCCCGTGTCATGTTGCGCTACCAACACTTACTTAAAGAACACCACGACGAACTGGCGACTATCCTTGCCAAAGAAACTGGCAAAACCTTTGAAGATGCCAAGGGCGATGTGTGGCGCGGAATTGAAGTGGCAGAACATGCCTGCAACATTGCCTCATTACTGATGGGCGAAACCGTTGAGAACGTCGCACGTTCAATCGATACCTACAGCTACACTCAGCCTCTGGGTGTGTGTGCGGGCATCACGCCATTTAACTTCCCAGCGATGATCCCGCTGTGGATGTTCCCTCTGGCGATTGCCTGCGGTAACACTTTTATCCTTAAGCCATCAGAGCAAGACCCAATGACGCCGCAGCGCTTAGTTGAGCTGTTTGTCGAAGCGGGCGCGCCAAAGGGCGTATTACAGCTGGTGCATGGCGATAAAACGGCGGTCGATATCCTGCTGGCAGACCCTGCGGTGAAAGCCATTTCCTTCGTCGGCTCTGTGGCTGTTGGTCAATATATCTACAAAACCGGTACCGATAACTTAAAACGCGTGCAAGCTTTTGCTGGGGCAAAAAACCACTGCGTGATCATGCCTGATGCGAATAAGCAGCAAGTCATCAACAACCTAGTGGGCGCATCGGTTGGCGCTGCGGGTCAACGCTGTATGGCGATTTCGGTCGCGGTATTTGTCGGCGCGGCTAAAGAGTGGATCCCTGAGCTTAAAGAAGCCTTAGCTAAGGTTCGCCCAGGTTTATGGGACGATAAAGAAGCCGGTTACGGCCCGCTGATCAGCCCTGCCGCTAAAGCGCGCGTGCTCAAACTTATCGCCCAAGGTAAGGAAGAAGGCGCAGAGTGTTTACTCGATGGCAGCCACTTTAGCGTGGCAGGTTTCGAGTCAGGTAACTGGGTAGGACCGACCATGTTCACTAAGGTCACGACCGATATGAGCATCTACAAAGAAGAAATCTTTGGCCCTGTGCTTTGCTGTATGGAGTCGGATTCATTAGAAGATGCTATCGAACTGGTTAACGCCAGCCCTTACGGTAATGGTACCTCTATCTTTACCGCAAGTGGCGCCGCCGCCCGTAAATATCAACACGAAATCGAAGTTGGCCAAGTCGGTATCAACGTGCCTATCCCTGTGCCATTACCTTTCTTCTCGTTCACGGGTTGGAAGGGCAGCTTCTACGGCGACCAACACGCTTATGGTAAGCAAGCGGTACGTTTCTACACTGAAACTAAGACCATTACCTCCCGCTGGTTCGAGTCGGACATTGCCGTGGCCGCAGGTCCAAATATGAGCATTAACTTGCGCTAA
- a CDS encoding acetyl-CoA C-acyltransferase, with amino-acid sequence MSTEQFNQEIVIVAAKRTPMGGFQGSLSGVTSPSLAATAIKALLADTQVAPDKVDEVLMGCVLPAGLGQAPARQATLGAGLPLSVGATTVNKVCGSGMKTVMLAHDLLKAGSAKLVVAGGMESMSQAPYLLDKARSGMRMGHGKVLDHMFLDGLEDAYTGGAMGTFAQKTADEYGLTREQMDAFALSSLEKANAAINSGAFKAEIVPVTVSDRRGDVTIDTDEQPGNARPEKIPALRPAFAKDGTITAANSSSISDGAAALMLTTRANAEQLGLTVLATIKGHTTHAQEPSLFTTAPVGAMAKLLSNVGWSKDEVDLFEINEAFAMVTMLAVSELGLDMAKVNVNGGACALGHPIGCSGARLLVTLIHALKARGLKRGVASLCIGGGEATAMAIEV; translated from the coding sequence ATGAGTACTGAACAATTTAACCAAGAGATCGTTATTGTTGCCGCTAAACGCACCCCAATGGGTGGCTTTCAAGGCAGTTTGTCTGGCGTAACGTCTCCGAGCTTAGCGGCCACAGCCATCAAAGCCCTGTTAGCTGACACCCAAGTAGCGCCTGATAAGGTCGATGAAGTGTTAATGGGCTGCGTATTGCCAGCGGGTCTGGGTCAAGCGCCAGCGCGTCAGGCGACCTTAGGGGCAGGTTTACCTCTGTCTGTGGGTGCTACGACCGTAAACAAAGTTTGTGGCTCTGGGATGAAAACCGTAATGCTTGCCCACGATTTACTCAAAGCGGGCAGTGCTAAGTTGGTGGTTGCTGGCGGTATGGAAAGCATGAGCCAAGCCCCTTACTTGCTAGATAAAGCGCGCTCAGGCATGCGTATGGGCCATGGCAAGGTCTTAGATCATATGTTCCTCGACGGTTTAGAAGATGCCTACACTGGCGGCGCCATGGGCACATTCGCCCAGAAAACCGCCGATGAATACGGCTTAACCCGCGAGCAAATGGATGCTTTTGCCCTAAGCTCACTGGAAAAAGCCAACGCGGCTATTAACTCTGGCGCCTTCAAGGCGGAGATTGTGCCCGTCACAGTAAGCGATCGCCGTGGTGATGTGACTATCGATACCGATGAGCAGCCAGGTAACGCTCGCCCTGAAAAAATCCCTGCACTGCGCCCAGCCTTTGCTAAAGACGGCACTATTACTGCGGCAAACTCAAGCTCAATTTCCGATGGTGCAGCGGCGCTGATGCTAACCACCCGCGCCAATGCCGAGCAGTTAGGCTTAACAGTGCTCGCCACCATCAAGGGCCACACCACCCATGCCCAGGAGCCATCACTCTTTACCACTGCGCCTGTTGGCGCTATGGCAAAACTGCTGAGCAATGTGGGCTGGTCTAAGGATGAGGTTGATCTGTTCGAAATCAACGAAGCCTTTGCCATGGTGACTATGCTGGCGGTTTCTGAATTAGGTTTAGACATGGCCAAAGTGAACGTGAATGGCGGCGCCTGCGCCTTAGGTCATCCTATCGGTTGCTCGGGCGCCCGTTTGCTGGTGACCTTAATTCATGCACTTAAAGCCCGTGGGCTTAAGCGCGGCGTAGCCTCACTCTGTATCGGTGGCGGTGAAGCGACCGCTATGGCAATCGAAGTCTAA
- the metA gene encoding homoserine O-succinyltransferase, translating into MPVKIPDHLPAAGILESENIFVMSETRAANQDIRPMKVLILNLMPNKIETETQLLRLLGNTPLQVDVDLLRIHDKESKHTSIDHMNTFYRDFEDVRHKNYDGLIITGAPLGQIDFEEVTYWDHIREIIDWSQQHVTSVLFLCWAAHAGLYHLYGLNRKILQQKRSGVFVHRRTCQHFPLLRGFDDEFFAPHSRFAEMDIEELKQHTELQVLAESDEAGAYLVLSRNNRNLFVMGHPEYQKSTLNDEYHRDLAQGLNPNVPQNYYRNDDPKADAIARWHSHGSLLVSNWLNYYVYQLTPYDLSDMSAVTPWESQ; encoded by the coding sequence ATGCCAGTTAAAATTCCAGATCATCTGCCTGCAGCAGGGATTTTAGAATCTGAAAATATTTTCGTCATGTCCGAAACCCGGGCAGCCAATCAGGATATCAGACCGATGAAGGTGCTGATCCTGAATCTGATGCCCAATAAAATCGAGACAGAAACCCAGCTTCTACGCCTATTAGGCAACACGCCATTGCAGGTGGATGTGGATTTACTGCGCATTCACGATAAAGAGTCAAAGCACACCTCAATCGATCATATGAACACCTTCTACCGTGACTTTGAGGATGTGCGCCATAAAAACTACGACGGTCTGATCATCACGGGCGCGCCCCTTGGGCAAATCGATTTCGAAGAGGTCACTTACTGGGATCATATCCGCGAGATTATCGATTGGTCACAGCAGCATGTGACCTCAGTGCTCTTCCTCTGCTGGGCAGCTCATGCGGGGCTTTACCATCTCTATGGTTTAAATCGGAAAATCCTGCAGCAAAAGCGTTCTGGGGTGTTTGTGCATCGCCGCACCTGCCAACATTTCCCATTGCTGCGCGGATTCGATGATGAGTTCTTTGCGCCGCATTCCCGCTTTGCCGAGATGGATATCGAGGAGCTTAAACAACACACTGAGCTACAAGTACTGGCGGAATCCGATGAGGCAGGGGCTTACTTAGTTCTTAGTCGTAACAATCGTAACCTGTTTGTGATGGGTCATCCCGAATACCAAAAATCTACCTTAAACGATGAATATCATCGGGATTTGGCGCAGGGATTAAATCCCAATGTGCCGCAAAACTATTATCGTAATGACGATCCTAAGGCCGATGCCATTGCTCGTTGGCACAGTCATGGCAGCCTGCTCGTCAGCAACTGGCTCAACTATTACGTTTACCAATTAACGCCCTATGACTTAAGCGATATGTCGGCCGTCACGCCGTGGGAATCGCAATAA
- a CDS encoding YbaY family lipoprotein: protein MRQGLRIGGLTSAWQKLAAMVLLAVTTVISGCATPNAIVEIKGEAMYRERIALPADAKLIVQLLDVSKMDVPAVVMAERVSQGAKTPTPFSFSMGRDQFEAGHTYAIGARIMLGDKLLFINTQAYHVDLNSTEPMTILLEKVGR from the coding sequence ATGAGACAAGGGTTAAGGATTGGCGGACTGACATCTGCATGGCAAAAATTAGCGGCTATGGTGTTACTCGCCGTCACCACGGTGATTTCAGGTTGTGCCACACCTAATGCGATTGTCGAGATTAAAGGTGAGGCCATGTACCGCGAACGTATCGCATTGCCCGCCGATGCCAAGTTGATAGTGCAGTTGCTTGATGTCTCTAAGATGGATGTGCCCGCCGTAGTCATGGCAGAGCGCGTTTCCCAAGGGGCGAAAACCCCAACGCCGTTTAGTTTTTCGATGGGGCGTGATCAGTTTGAAGCGGGGCATACCTATGCCATTGGGGCAAGGATAATGCTCGGTGATAAGTTATTGTTTATTAATACTCAAGCCTATCATGTCGACCTCAATTCGACTGAGCCTATGACGATACTGCTTGAGAAAGTCGGTCGCTAA
- a CDS encoding SDR family NAD(P)-dependent oxidoreductase — protein MTQATAIIVGASSHLSRELAKQLADQQVELALFAQDVESLREFASTLPTKVQVFSLQIEQPSAIIKQLESVWHDLGGAHLVLVNTGLNSYDPELPWLPEQDIIDVNVRGFAAICNTAFRLFREQGYGQLAAINSIAGLRGGPSVAYHASKAFAQNYLEGLSMHAQRLKLPITITDIQLGLLDKAAMQQSTLWLAPLPQVAAQIIKAMQQGKRRVYVTKRWRLVAWLTKLLPEFIYNTRHWKPKKAKK, from the coding sequence ATGACCCAAGCAACTGCGATAATTGTGGGCGCTAGCTCACATTTAAGCCGCGAACTTGCCAAACAATTGGCCGATCAGCAGGTTGAATTAGCCCTTTTTGCCCAAGATGTCGAATCACTCCGCGAATTTGCCTCGACCCTGCCCACTAAAGTTCAGGTCTTTTCACTGCAAATTGAGCAGCCAAGCGCCATCATCAAGCAACTCGAAAGCGTTTGGCACGACTTAGGTGGCGCCCACTTAGTCTTAGTGAATACCGGACTCAATAGCTACGATCCAGAGCTGCCATGGCTACCAGAGCAGGACATTATCGATGTCAATGTGCGGGGCTTTGCCGCTATCTGCAATACGGCATTTAGATTATTTCGCGAGCAGGGTTATGGCCAACTTGCCGCCATCAACTCGATTGCTGGTCTGCGCGGCGGCCCAAGTGTGGCTTACCATGCCTCTAAAGCCTTTGCGCAAAACTATTTGGAAGGCTTAAGCATGCATGCCCAGCGGCTTAAGTTGCCCATTACCATTACCGACATCCAACTCGGTTTACTGGATAAGGCCGCCATGCAGCAAAGTACGCTATGGCTTGCCCCACTCCCGCAAGTGGCGGCGCAGATCATTAAGGCCATGCAGCAGGGTAAACGCCGCGTGTATGTGACCAAGCGTTGGCGCTTAGTGGCTTGGCTCACGAAATTGCTGCCAGAGTTTATCTACAACACGCGCCACTGGAAGCCGAAAAAGGCTAAAAAGTAG
- the ompW gene encoding outer membrane protein OmpW, producing MMNKTTVSTLIAATLLAAGFSASVSAHQAGDIIVRAGAVTVAPNESSANVLTLGEFSVDNDTQLGLNFGYMLTDNFGIELLAATPFSHSVSLPAPGVGEIAETKQLPPTLVAQYYFGDAQSKLRPYVGVGVNYTNFFDNDFNAHGKSLGLSNLSMSTSWGLAAQVGLDYQVNKNWLVNASVWYAQISTDVKFTAGTDQYVFETDINPWVYMVSVGYTF from the coding sequence ATGATGAATAAAACTACTGTTTCTACACTGATCGCCGCCACCCTGTTAGCCGCTGGTTTCTCTGCTTCTGTTTCTGCTCATCAAGCGGGCGATATCATTGTTCGTGCTGGTGCTGTGACTGTTGCGCCAAATGAGTCAAGCGCTAACGTGTTAACTTTAGGTGAATTTTCAGTCGATAATGATACGCAGCTAGGCTTGAACTTCGGTTATATGTTGACCGACAACTTCGGTATCGAATTATTAGCGGCAACACCTTTTAGCCACTCTGTTTCATTACCTGCACCTGGCGTTGGTGAAATTGCGGAAACTAAGCAGTTACCACCGACCTTAGTGGCTCAATATTATTTTGGTGATGCTCAATCTAAATTGCGTCCATATGTAGGCGTTGGCGTAAACTACACTAACTTTTTCGACAATGATTTTAATGCACATGGTAAATCACTCGGTTTGAGTAATTTAAGTATGAGTACTTCTTGGGGCTTAGCGGCACAAGTGGGTTTAGATTACCAAGTGAATAAAAACTGGTTAGTTAACGCTTCAGTTTGGTATGCACAAATTAGTACCGACGTGAAATTCACCGCGGGCACTGATCAATACGTATTCGAAACCGATATTAACCCATGGGTTTATATGGTCAGTGTGGGTTACACTTTCTAA